AAGCCTGACCACCGTGACAGGGTCACGAAGCCATGTCCGAGTCCGTCGAGGTGAGAATTCAGGGTCATGTTTTCAGATTGAAAACGGATGTCGGGAGGGAGTACGTTCACGATTTGGCTGTTTTTGTCGACGAGACCATGAAGAAAATGCACCGCTACTCCGCCAGCTCTTCCGTTGATCGGGTCGCCATCATGGCGGCGTTGGGCATCGCCGACACCCTTTTCCAGTTGCAGAAAGAGGGTCGGGTTGCCGGGTCGGAAGGTTCGGATTTGGATGCGGGTTTTGTTGAGCGTGTTCAGCGGCTGATTGTCGCAGCTGATCGTTTGCTTGAAGAGGAGTAGAGTTATCGTCCCCTGCGGTGTGCGTGAGGATTCTACATCCTCCTGAGCCGATACTTCTGAACCTGGGATCTTTGCTCTGGCCGTGGAGTGTAACTCCCCCGGGAGTTGCCGGAAGCGGTTACCCAGAGATCCAACTTGATCGATAGGGTTCGAGAGGTTGCAATCCCACGGCACCGGCGGGGGTCTACTCTTGACTGACAGCAAATCGGCTCTGCGGCGGCAGTTGCGGGATCGGCGGCAACGTCTGACTGTGCGGGGTGTGTCGCACCTGAGTCGCCGGGTGTGCGTGCGGGTGTCGGCCCTCTCCGTGTACCGGCAGGCATGCTCAATCGGTTTGTACCTGCCGATCGACAACGAGGTTGACACCTCGTATCTGCTCGCAAGCGCCTTGCGTTGGGGCAAGCGCGTCTTCCTGCCGGTGACCAATCGGCAGAAAAAGTCCATGCAGTTTGTGCGGTATCAAGAGGAAACACCCCTCCATGGGGGGGCGTTTGGCATCCCTGAACCCGTGCCGGATGCCCACGACCCCGCCATCGATACACCAGGAGGTCTGGATCTCCTGTTTCTGCCGTTGGTGGGATTTGATCGACGCGGGGCGCGTTTGGGATACGGGGGCGGTTTTTTCGACCGGTTCCTGGAAGCGCACCCCCGACCGCCTCTGATAGGGCTGGCCTACGGGTTCCAGGAGGTGGCGACACTTCCTCAGGATCCCTTGGATGTTCGGTTGGATGGAGTGGTGACAGAACGGGAGATCATCCTGTCGGCAGCATCTCCGTCATCCTGAATCGGCCAGTCTGGAACAATCATGCCTGACCCCCCGCGTGTGGCTTTCGTCCCGTGGGGAAGGGAGACTGGAATATGGTCATGAACCTTTTTATGCTCGTGTTGGGACTCCTGGCCGGAGCGGCCCTGCCGGCGTACCTCCTGCTCAAACAACGCCAGCAGCTTCTCCTCGAGCAGGAAGGACAGGAAGAAAAAACCCGTAAAATTCAAGAAAATGCCGAAAATCGGGTGCGCATTCTCGAACGCGAGACGGAGTTGCGCGACAAGGATGCCCGGCTGCGCTACAAAGAAGAGCTGGAACGTGAATACAATGAACGCCAGCGGGAAGTAAGCCAGCAGAAAAAAAGGTTGGACAAACGTGAAGAGGTGCTGGACCGAAAAATCGAGCAACTCGACAAACGCGACGCCGAGTTGGAGCGACGCCTGGTCCAGGTCGAGAAGGATCGAGAAAATGTCGCTGCCGAGTCGGCCCACTATCAGGAGCTGAAAGCATCGGTGTTGCGACGTTTGGAGGAGGTGTCGCAAATGTCCATGGTGGATGCCCGGGTGCAGTTGACCAACGAAATCCGCGAAGATGCACGACGGGAATCCGCACGTCAGCTCAAACAAATCGAAGAAGAAACCAAACGTACAGTCAAAAAACGCAGCAGTGAGATCATCGCCACGGCCATCCAGCGTTACGCCGGTGAATATGTCGCAGAGAACACCGTCTCCGTCGTGGCACTGCCCAACGACGACATGAAAGGGCGCATCATTGGCCGGGAGGGCCGTAATATCCGCGCCATGGAAGCCGCAACCGGCTGCGATCTGATCATCGACGACACCCCGGAGGCCGTGGTGGTTTCCGGTTTCGATCCTGTCCGGCGCCAGGTTGCCAAACGCGCCATCGAGGAGTTGGTCACCGATGGCCGAATCCATCCAGCCCGCATCGAAGAGGTGGTGCGCAAGGTGCGCAAAGTGATCAACAACGAGATCCGTGAGGCCGGCGAGCAGGCCATCTTCGACCTGGGGATCCATGGCGTGCATCCCGAGATCATCCGCCTGCTGGGCACGCTGAAGTTTCGCACCTCCTACACCCAGAATGTCCTGCGTCACTCCATCGAGGTCGGTTACTTCGCCGGCATCATGGCGGAGGAACTCGGCCTGGATGGCCATATCGCCAGACGCTGTGGATTGTTGCACGACATCGGCAAGGCCGTGGATCACGAAACCCCCGGATCGCATGCTGTCATCGGTGGCCAACTGGCCAAAAAATTCAAGGAGAGCAGTGTGGTCAGCAATGCCATCTGGTCCCATCACTTCGATGTGGAACCGGCATCGGTTTATGGACCTCTGACCAACGCAGCCGATGCTCTCTCTGCGGCCAGGCCAGGGGCACGGCGGGAAAACGTCGAAACCTACATCAAACGCCTGGAGGCTCTCGAACACATCTGCACGGATTTCCAGGGTGTCGAAAAAGCCTATGCCATCCAGGCCGGTCGCGAGGTTCGCGTCATTGTCGGATCGGACCGTGTCAACGATGAGGGTTCCATTCTGTTGGCCAAGGAGATCGCCACCCGGGTCGAAAACGAAATCACCTACCCTGGTCAAATCAAGATTACGGTCATTCGCGAGGTCCGCACGA
This region of Magnetococcales bacterium genomic DNA includes:
- a CDS encoding cell division protein ZapA, encoding MSESVEVRIQGHVFRLKTDVGREYVHDLAVFVDETMKKMHRYSASSSVDRVAIMAALGIADTLFQLQKEGRVAGSEGSDLDAGFVERVQRLIVAADRLLEEE
- a CDS encoding 5-formyltetrahydrofolate cyclo-ligase, whose product is MTDSKSALRRQLRDRRQRLTVRGVSHLSRRVCVRVSALSVYRQACSIGLYLPIDNEVDTSYLLASALRWGKRVFLPVTNRQKKSMQFVRYQEETPLHGGAFGIPEPVPDAHDPAIDTPGGLDLLFLPLVGFDRRGARLGYGGGFFDRFLEAHPRPPLIGLAYGFQEVATLPQDPLDVRLDGVVTEREIILSAASPSS
- the rny gene encoding ribonuclease Y, translated to MNLFMLVLGLLAGAALPAYLLLKQRQQLLLEQEGQEEKTRKIQENAENRVRILERETELRDKDARLRYKEELEREYNERQREVSQQKKRLDKREEVLDRKIEQLDKRDAELERRLVQVEKDRENVAAESAHYQELKASVLRRLEEVSQMSMVDARVQLTNEIREDARRESARQLKQIEEETKRTVKKRSSEIIATAIQRYAGEYVAENTVSVVALPNDDMKGRIIGREGRNIRAMEAATGCDLIIDDTPEAVVVSGFDPVRRQVAKRAIEELVTDGRIHPARIEEVVRKVRKVINNEIREAGEQAIFDLGIHGVHPEIIRLLGTLKFRTSYTQNVLRHSIEVGYFAGIMAEELGLDGHIARRCGLLHDIGKAVDHETPGSHAVIGGQLAKKFKESSVVSNAIWSHHFDVEPASVYGPLTNAADALSAARPGARRENVETYIKRLEALEHICTDFQGVEKAYAIQAGREVRVIVGSDRVNDEGSILLAKEIATRVENEITYPGQIKITVIREVRTTEIAH